The following coding sequences are from one Musa acuminata AAA Group cultivar baxijiao chromosome BXJ2-4, Cavendish_Baxijiao_AAA, whole genome shotgun sequence window:
- the LOC135585066 gene encoding FCS-Like Zinc finger 8-like isoform X1 — MMLRKRSRATDGKQVLMPDAKPRPSSLFPLCLSYHGSSDAEAAMSPTSILETKNLSSTGNHFFSDRQPNKPPFDAVTTTTTTTTATSSAIGLGIIDALNGEKSVAISPKAQSRMLLLGSQLKIQIPSLCSGSMSPVGSPIEFGLKNRDSQLALLSPAPASSPRVFTGSIPMSEMELSEDYTCVISHGPNPRTTHIFDNCVVERCGDGSSAADRGGYLLDDFLSYCHACKKNLGQGKDTFMYRGEKAFCSSECRNKEMLNDGGMEKCSEESSLTM; from the exons ATGATGCTGAGGAAGAGATCAAGAGCAACCGATGGCAAGCAGGTTCTCATGCCTGATGCCAAGCCCCGACCTTCCTCGCTCTTCCCCTTGTGCTTGTCCTACCATGGCTCCTCAGACGCTGAGGCTGCCATGAGCCCGACCTCCATCCTCGAAACCAAGAACTTGTCTTCCACCGGTAACCATTTCTTCTCTGATAGGCAGCCAAATAAGCCTCCTTTTGATGCtgtgaccaccaccaccaccaccaccaccgccaccagcaGTGCCATCGGGCTCGGCATCATCGACGCTCTCAATGGCGAGAAATCCGTCGCCATCTCTCCCAAAGCGCAGAGCCGAATGCTGCTGCTTGGATCGCAGCTCAAGATCCAGATCCCTTCCCTCTGCTCCGGCTCCATGTCGCCGGTGGGGTCGCCGATAGAGTTCGGCCTCAAGAACAGAGACTCCCAGTTGGCGTTGCTCTCCCCTGCCCCTGCTTCTTCCCCTCGGGTGTTCACCGGGAGCATCCCCATGAGCGAGATGGAGCTCTCCGAGGACTACACCTGTGTGATCTCTCATGGTCCAAATCCGAGGACCACCCACATCTTCGACAACTGCGTGGTGGAGAGATGTGGAGATGGGAGCTCTGCAGCCGATAGAGGAGGCTACCTGCTTGATGATTTCTTGAGCTACTGCCATGCATGCAAGAAGAATCTGGGCCAAGGGAAAGACACCTTCATGTACAG AGGCGAGAAAGCATTCTGCAGCAGCGAGTGCCGCAACAAAGAGATGCTCAATGATGGTGGCATGGAGAAGTGCTCAGAGGAGTCATCACTCACAATGTAG
- the LOC135585066 gene encoding FCS-Like Zinc finger 8-like isoform X2: MMLRKRSRATDGKQVLMPDAKPRPSSLFPLCLSYHGSSDAEAAMSPTSILETKNLSSTGNHFFSDRQPNKPPFDAVTTTTTTTTATSSAIGLGIIDALNGEKSVAISPKAQSRMLLLGSQLKIQIPSLCSGSMSPVGSPIEFGLKNRDSQLALLSPAPASSPRVFTGSIPMSEMELSEDYTCVISHGPNPRTTHIFDNCVVERCGDGSSAADRGGYLLDDFLSYCHACKKNLGQGKDTFMYRIPCIW, translated from the exons ATGATGCTGAGGAAGAGATCAAGAGCAACCGATGGCAAGCAGGTTCTCATGCCTGATGCCAAGCCCCGACCTTCCTCGCTCTTCCCCTTGTGCTTGTCCTACCATGGCTCCTCAGACGCTGAGGCTGCCATGAGCCCGACCTCCATCCTCGAAACCAAGAACTTGTCTTCCACCGGTAACCATTTCTTCTCTGATAGGCAGCCAAATAAGCCTCCTTTTGATGCtgtgaccaccaccaccaccaccaccaccgccaccagcaGTGCCATCGGGCTCGGCATCATCGACGCTCTCAATGGCGAGAAATCCGTCGCCATCTCTCCCAAAGCGCAGAGCCGAATGCTGCTGCTTGGATCGCAGCTCAAGATCCAGATCCCTTCCCTCTGCTCCGGCTCCATGTCGCCGGTGGGGTCGCCGATAGAGTTCGGCCTCAAGAACAGAGACTCCCAGTTGGCGTTGCTCTCCCCTGCCCCTGCTTCTTCCCCTCGGGTGTTCACCGGGAGCATCCCCATGAGCGAGATGGAGCTCTCCGAGGACTACACCTGTGTGATCTCTCATGGTCCAAATCCGAGGACCACCCACATCTTCGACAACTGCGTGGTGGAGAGATGTGGAGATGGGAGCTCTGCAGCCGATAGAGGAGGCTACCTGCTTGATGATTTCTTGAGCTACTGCCATGCATGCAAGAAGAATCTGGGCCAAGGGAAAGACACCTTCATGTACAG GATTCCATGCATTTGGTAG
- the LOC135610887 gene encoding uncharacterized protein LOC135610887: protein MKAERGRKRRQSEWSERRRREGRRRERGDMEKGMVSSLADVPIGDSGSVEDGGCTTAARNIPISPAQVHAAEVVYRRTTANFAARFAKILFFAHLVAVAILIIFLSLRGFLGRNPAFRPAHWFAPLLTAAVSSALVAILWLLFVLRHPAKVIKASLWLAPSLVCAVAVLLLTDGGSSSLAFAVLGLLLALVQSLYGCWIVRRLHHAYEILSISIAAVQPTTTLAKYVALALLAGLVFSSIWTLGAGGVAAGGGSRFAPLYVLLLLLSLGWTMQAIRYMVLVAVAQLAYLSLAFGTETAVSVAFEAAANGALGDVCYGSAVIPLVVAIRGTARAMGLIAGGSDEFLFSCASCYVGIADQLVVRGNRWGFVYARVHGKGLGNASAEVWEMFIKQGMGQLIDTDITSSLCFLSGVTGGGVAALVAGSWATAADKGHVTEATVYAFIIGYFMTRIAMAWPQACVAAYHVVFAENPQSRRMGPCIPTRLRELRSSPH from the exons ATGAAAGCGGAGAGAGGACGGAAGAGAAGGCAGAGTGAATGGAGTGAAAGAAGAAggcgagaaggaagaagaagagagagaggtgACATGGAGAAGGGAATGGTGAGCAGCCTTGCTGATGTCCCCATCGGAGACTCGGGTTCCGTGGAGGACGGTGGGTGTACTACCGCCGCACGGAACATCCCGATATCGCCGGCGCAG GTTCATGCAGCCGAAGTGGTCTACCGAAGAACCACTGCCAACTTCGCCGCCAGGTTCGCCAAGATCCTCTTCTTTGCGCACCTCGTCGCCGTCGCCATCCTCATCATTTTCCTCTCCCTCCGTGGCTTCCTCGGCCGAAACCCAGCATTCCGCCCTGCCCACTGGTTCGCGCCCCTCCTGACCGCCGCCGTGTCCTCAGCCCTCGTGGCCATCCTTTGGCTGCTTTTCGTCCTCCGCCACCCGGCCAAAGTCATCAAGGCCTCCCTCTGGCTCGCCCCGTCGCTCGTTTGCGCCGTTGCCGTGCTCCTCCTGACCGATGGCGGCAGCTCCAGCCTGGCCTTCGCGGTGCTGGGCTTGCTCCTCGCTCTGGTGCAGTCGCTGTACGGCTGCTGGATCGTTCGTCGCCTTCACCATGCCTACGAGATCCTCTCCATCTCCATCGCCGCCGTCCAGCCGACCACCACGCTGGCGAAGTACGTTGCGCTCGCACTCCTCGCCGGCCTCGTGTTCTCCTCCATCTGGACACTCGGCGCCGGCGGTGTCGCAGCCGGCGGTGGCTCGCGGTTCGCACCTCTCTacgtgctgctgttgctgctcagCCTCGGGTGGACCATGCAAGCGATCAGATACATGGTTCTCGTGGCGGTGGCGCAGCTGGCCTACCTTAGTCTGGCATTCGGGACGGAGACGGCCGTGTCGGTGGCCTTCGAGGCTGCCGCCAATGGAGCACTCGGCGACGTGTGCTACGGCTCCGCCGTGATCCCGCTGGTGGTGGCGATCCGGGGGACAGCTCGCGCGATGGGCCTGATCGCTGGCGGCTCGGACGAGTTCCTGTTCTCCTGCGCCAGTTGCTACGTGGGCATCGCAGACCAGCTGGTGGTGCGGGGTAACCGATGGGGGTTCGTCTACGCCAGAGTGCACGGCAAGGGGCTGGGGAACGCGTCGGCGGAGGTGTGGGAGATGTTCATCAAACAGGGCATGGGGCAGCTGATCGACACGGACATCACAAGCTCACTCTGCTTCCTTTCCGGGGTGACCGGTGGTGGGGTTGCGGCCTTGGTCGCAGGGTCCTGGGCGACGGCAGCCGACAAGGGCCATGTAACAGAAGCCACAGTCTACGCCTTCATCATCGGCTACTTCATG ACTCGGATTGCAATGGCTTGGCCGCAGGCGTGCGTGGCGGCTTACCATGTGGTCTTCGCCGAGAACCCGCAGAGCCGCCGCATGGGCCCCTGCATTCCTACTCGGTTGAGGGAGCTGCGATCATCTCCACATTGA
- the LOC103982977 gene encoding YTH domain-containing protein ECT4 isoform X2, producing MAAVSPAPPADQATDLMQKLSLDSKNKSDDSSDVSKKPSGVQYGPANGRELPIAPIPTCKRSLTPLLQEHMDASMCYFPNGYTSPFYYGGYDASITEWEDYPRYVSPDGMEGVYGDMYQHGYGYAPYTPYSAPGSPVPTLGHNSQLYGPQQYQFPTTYYHSPAPTSAPYTTSQAPISEGDVSTSAAANLTPIQSDTAKHNSNGVAKGSTNDNNESGKPKPSQHNLSNPGGSFGKGALPGSLPSSGYQDPRFGFGGMWSSVPWSDGPIVPDGQQRSPTANAVSSMTSHISNTTSTRNQNLHPVPHLAGMHAPRPAAPGIVNKMYPNSRMYGQNINGFIVGQNFCSNMYNSRMNGRWGMPMDSKYKPRGRGNGFYGYGNENLDGLSELNKGPRAGRFRNQVFGPNITLAVRGQSLPANLNVQDSTVIPEKEQYNKSDFPETYSDAKFFIIKSYSEDDIHKSIKYNVWASTPHGNKKLDAAYQESKEKTNGCPVFLFFSVNTSGQFVGVAEMVGRVDFNKTLDYWQQDKWIGCFPVKWHIVKDVPNNILKHITLENNENKPVTNSRDTQEVKLEQGLQLLKLFKEHVGKTSILDDFSFYETRQKVMQEKRTKQQQLQKKVVDGKPVDFDRKDNNEVNGKPLEAITLLKKETARDGVTLETNGVAGVAPKNANSATEKLVAANGVANC from the exons ATGGCAGCTGTCTCCCCCGCTCCTCCTGCTGACC AAGCTACAGATCTGATGCAAAAGCTATCACTGGATTCCAAGAACAAGAGTGACGATTCTTCAGATGTTTCAAAGAAG CCTTCTGGAGTTCAGTATGGTCCAGCAAATGGTCGGGAATTGCCAATAGCTCCAATCCCAACATGCAAGCGGTCTCTGACTCCTCTACTTCAGGAGCATATGGATGCTAGCATGTGCTACTTTCCCAATGGATACACTTCACCTTTCTATTATGGAG GTTATGATGCTTCAATAACCGAATGGGAGGATTACCCAAGATATGTTAGTCCTGATGGAATGGAG GGAGTTTATGGGGATATGTATCAGCATGGATATGGTTATGCTCCTTATACTCCATATTCTGCTCCTGGTTCTCCTGTTCCAACTTTGGGGCACAACAGTCAGCTATATGGACCCCAACAGTACCAGTTTCCAACTACATATTACCATTCACCCGCACCCACCAGTGCACCATACACCACAAGCCAAGCTCCTATTTCTGAAGGAGATGTTTCTACATCTGCTGCCGCCAACCTCACTCCTATTCAATCAGATACAGCAAAACATAATTCAAATGGAGTGGCTAAAGGAAGCACAAATGACAACAATGAATCAGGGAAACCGAAACCCAGCCAGCATAATTTATCAAATCCTGGTGGCTCATTTGGTAAAGGTGCTTTACCTGGTAGTCTTCCTTCTTCAGGATACCAGGATCCAAGATTTGGTTTTGGTGGTATGTGGTCGTCTGTTCCGTGGTCTGATGGTCCTATTGTTCCTGATGGACAACAGAGGTCACCTACAGCAAATGCTGTTTCTTCAATGACTTCACATATTAGCAACACTACATCCACAAGAAATCAGAATCTCCATCCTGTTCCTCATCTTGCG GGAATGCATGCTCCAAGGCCAGCAGCTCCTGGAATTGTGAACAAGATGTATCCTAACAGCAGAATGTATGGCCAAAATATTAATGGATTTATTGTTGGTCAGAATTTTTGTTCAAATATGTACAACTCCCGAATGAATGGAAGATGGGGAATGCCTATGGATAGCAAGTATAAGCCAAGAGGCCGTGGCAATGGATTCTATGGTTATGGTAATGAGAACTTGGATGGGTTGAGCGAGCTTAATAAAGGACCTAGGGCTGGTCGCTTTAGAAATCAGGTCTTTGGACCTAATATTACTCTTGCTGTAAGAGGACAGAGCCTTCCTGCAAACCTAAATGTTCAGGATTCTACTGTCATACCTGAAAAGGAACAGTACAACAAGTCAGACTTTCCTGAAACATATTCAGATGCTAAGTTTTTCATCATTAAATCATACAGTGAAGATGATATCCACAAGAGCATCAAGTACAATGTTTGGGCCAGCACTCCCCATGGGAACAAGAAGCTTGATGCTGCTTATCAGGAATCTAAGGAGAAGACTAATGGATGCcctgtcttcttgttcttctct GTCAACACAAGTGGGCAGTTCGTTGGTGTTGCTGAAATGGTAGGTCGAGTTGATTTTAACAAAACATTGGATTACTGGCAGCAGGACAAGTGGATTGGCTGTTTTCCTGTCAAGTGGCATATTGTAAAGGATGTTCCCAATAACATCCTAAAGCACATCACATTGGAGAACAACGAAAACAAACCTGTGACAAACAGTAGAGACACCCAGGAG GTGAAGCTTGAGCAAGGTCTCCAACTCCTTAAGCTTTTCAAGGAGCATGTGGGCAAGACATCCATTTTGGACGATTTTAGTTTCTACGAAACCCGCCAGAAGGTTATGCAAGAGAAGAGAACGAAGCAACAACAGCTTCAGAAAAAG GTTGTGGATGGAAAACCAGTGGATTTTGACCGCAAAGATAACAATGAAGTAAATGGCAAGCCCTTGGAAGCGATTACACTTCTGAAGAAAGAAACTGCAAGGGACGGGGTCACACTTGAAACGAATGGCGTGGCTGGTGTTGCTCCAAAGAATGCTAACTCTGCGACTGAGAAGCTGGTAGCGGCCAATGGTGTTGCCAACTGTTGA
- the LOC103982977 gene encoding YTH domain-containing protein ECT4 isoform X1, producing MAAVSPAPPADQATDLMQKLSLDSKNKSDDSSDVSKKPSGVQYGPANGRELPIAPIPTCKRSLTPLLQEHMDASMCYFPNGYTSPFYYGGYDASITEWEDYPRYVSPDGMEVPPLGVYGDMYQHGYGYAPYTPYSAPGSPVPTLGHNSQLYGPQQYQFPTTYYHSPAPTSAPYTTSQAPISEGDVSTSAAANLTPIQSDTAKHNSNGVAKGSTNDNNESGKPKPSQHNLSNPGGSFGKGALPGSLPSSGYQDPRFGFGGMWSSVPWSDGPIVPDGQQRSPTANAVSSMTSHISNTTSTRNQNLHPVPHLAGMHAPRPAAPGIVNKMYPNSRMYGQNINGFIVGQNFCSNMYNSRMNGRWGMPMDSKYKPRGRGNGFYGYGNENLDGLSELNKGPRAGRFRNQVFGPNITLAVRGQSLPANLNVQDSTVIPEKEQYNKSDFPETYSDAKFFIIKSYSEDDIHKSIKYNVWASTPHGNKKLDAAYQESKEKTNGCPVFLFFSVNTSGQFVGVAEMVGRVDFNKTLDYWQQDKWIGCFPVKWHIVKDVPNNILKHITLENNENKPVTNSRDTQEVKLEQGLQLLKLFKEHVGKTSILDDFSFYETRQKVMQEKRTKQQQLQKKVVDGKPVDFDRKDNNEVNGKPLEAITLLKKETARDGVTLETNGVAGVAPKNANSATEKLVAANGVANC from the exons ATGGCAGCTGTCTCCCCCGCTCCTCCTGCTGACC AAGCTACAGATCTGATGCAAAAGCTATCACTGGATTCCAAGAACAAGAGTGACGATTCTTCAGATGTTTCAAAGAAG CCTTCTGGAGTTCAGTATGGTCCAGCAAATGGTCGGGAATTGCCAATAGCTCCAATCCCAACATGCAAGCGGTCTCTGACTCCTCTACTTCAGGAGCATATGGATGCTAGCATGTGCTACTTTCCCAATGGATACACTTCACCTTTCTATTATGGAG GTTATGATGCTTCAATAACCGAATGGGAGGATTACCCAAGATATGTTAGTCCTGATGGAATGGAGGTGCCCCCACTT GGAGTTTATGGGGATATGTATCAGCATGGATATGGTTATGCTCCTTATACTCCATATTCTGCTCCTGGTTCTCCTGTTCCAACTTTGGGGCACAACAGTCAGCTATATGGACCCCAACAGTACCAGTTTCCAACTACATATTACCATTCACCCGCACCCACCAGTGCACCATACACCACAAGCCAAGCTCCTATTTCTGAAGGAGATGTTTCTACATCTGCTGCCGCCAACCTCACTCCTATTCAATCAGATACAGCAAAACATAATTCAAATGGAGTGGCTAAAGGAAGCACAAATGACAACAATGAATCAGGGAAACCGAAACCCAGCCAGCATAATTTATCAAATCCTGGTGGCTCATTTGGTAAAGGTGCTTTACCTGGTAGTCTTCCTTCTTCAGGATACCAGGATCCAAGATTTGGTTTTGGTGGTATGTGGTCGTCTGTTCCGTGGTCTGATGGTCCTATTGTTCCTGATGGACAACAGAGGTCACCTACAGCAAATGCTGTTTCTTCAATGACTTCACATATTAGCAACACTACATCCACAAGAAATCAGAATCTCCATCCTGTTCCTCATCTTGCG GGAATGCATGCTCCAAGGCCAGCAGCTCCTGGAATTGTGAACAAGATGTATCCTAACAGCAGAATGTATGGCCAAAATATTAATGGATTTATTGTTGGTCAGAATTTTTGTTCAAATATGTACAACTCCCGAATGAATGGAAGATGGGGAATGCCTATGGATAGCAAGTATAAGCCAAGAGGCCGTGGCAATGGATTCTATGGTTATGGTAATGAGAACTTGGATGGGTTGAGCGAGCTTAATAAAGGACCTAGGGCTGGTCGCTTTAGAAATCAGGTCTTTGGACCTAATATTACTCTTGCTGTAAGAGGACAGAGCCTTCCTGCAAACCTAAATGTTCAGGATTCTACTGTCATACCTGAAAAGGAACAGTACAACAAGTCAGACTTTCCTGAAACATATTCAGATGCTAAGTTTTTCATCATTAAATCATACAGTGAAGATGATATCCACAAGAGCATCAAGTACAATGTTTGGGCCAGCACTCCCCATGGGAACAAGAAGCTTGATGCTGCTTATCAGGAATCTAAGGAGAAGACTAATGGATGCcctgtcttcttgttcttctct GTCAACACAAGTGGGCAGTTCGTTGGTGTTGCTGAAATGGTAGGTCGAGTTGATTTTAACAAAACATTGGATTACTGGCAGCAGGACAAGTGGATTGGCTGTTTTCCTGTCAAGTGGCATATTGTAAAGGATGTTCCCAATAACATCCTAAAGCACATCACATTGGAGAACAACGAAAACAAACCTGTGACAAACAGTAGAGACACCCAGGAG GTGAAGCTTGAGCAAGGTCTCCAACTCCTTAAGCTTTTCAAGGAGCATGTGGGCAAGACATCCATTTTGGACGATTTTAGTTTCTACGAAACCCGCCAGAAGGTTATGCAAGAGAAGAGAACGAAGCAACAACAGCTTCAGAAAAAG GTTGTGGATGGAAAACCAGTGGATTTTGACCGCAAAGATAACAATGAAGTAAATGGCAAGCCCTTGGAAGCGATTACACTTCTGAAGAAAGAAACTGCAAGGGACGGGGTCACACTTGAAACGAATGGCGTGGCTGGTGTTGCTCCAAAGAATGCTAACTCTGCGACTGAGAAGCTGGTAGCGGCCAATGGTGTTGCCAACTGTTGA
- the LOC135610886 gene encoding pentatricopeptide repeat-containing protein At5g03800-like produces the protein MATTIPPPPSPFPHMKPLLSLSPLSSLSLPPFKPKTPNVSSSPLTQPNPTHHHHHSPSPLAPRRLLRLAVDRLDLDLGRAAHAAAVKALDNEDTGLGNALISMYLKLGRLSDARKAFDALPSPDVASFSSLISAYAKCGRPVEAAGLFCRMRFLGVEPNEFSFVAILTSCIRQLDGRLGSQVHAFAVKTDHCSCVHVNNALLGVYVKCGCASAADQLFGEMAERDVSSWNAVMLGVVEECRYDEAFRLFNLMQMEGYHGDGFSLSTLLTAAAHGFGGAGGEAVHAYALKIGLELDLSVGNALVGFYTQFGSVEDVADVFWRMPIKDVTSWTGMLTGYMEFGMVESAVDIFDQMPERNCVTYNALLAGFCHNGEGARGLDLFQHILENDLEISDFTLTSAINACGMVSDLKMSEQVHAFMIKSGCKSSSWVEAALLDMYAKCGRLDDAQKMFTSWAHEESFPVAWTSLICAHSRCGLHFEALHLFQTGLSRDDPVVMDAFALAMILGLCGTLGFVELGQQLHCVVTKSGLLSDVEVGNALFSMYAKCGRLEDAISLFSQMPQHDTVSWNALITAYLIHRQGDKALDVWDSMNMVGVKPDFITFLLVISACRYTSSNSVDVCHGLFHSMESSYNIIPTSEHYSAMVDVLGYWGSFDEAEQLIKNMPSKPNASVWRALLDSCRLRSNMTLGRQAAQSLLELEPQDPSTYVLVSNLYSASGRWHCSEKVRQDMREKGLQKHPVRSWITHHNTMHSFYARDRSHPQSKDIYSALDILILECMKAGYEPDTCFVLHEVEEYQKKNFLFYHSAKLAVVYGLLISGPDRPVRVVKNILLCGDCHAFMKYVSSVTGREISVRDASGFHNFRGGVCSCGDYW, from the coding sequence ATGGCCACCACCATCCCCCCTCCTCCCTCCCCATTCCCCCACATGAAGCCGCTCCTCTCCCTTtcccctctctcttctctctccctcCCGCCATTCAAACCCAAAACCCCCAACGTCTCCTCATCCCCTCTAACACAACCCAATCccacccaccaccaccaccactcccCATCTCCCTTGGCTCCTCGCCGCCTCCTCCGCCTCGCCGTCGACCGCCTGGACCTCGACCTCGGCCGAGCCGCCCACGCCGCCGCCGTCAAGGCTCTGGACAATGAGGACACCGGCCTTGGCAACGCCCTCATCTCCATGTACCTCAAGCTTGGCCGTCTCTCCGACGCCCGCAAAGCGTTCGACGCGTTGCCGTCCCCCGACGTCGCCTCGTTCTCGTCGTTGATCTCTGCGTACGCCAAGTGCGGTCGACCGGTCGAGGCGGCTGGGCTCTTCTGCCGGATGAGATTTCTCGGCGTGGAACCGAATGAGTTCAGCTTCGTGGCTATCTTGACGAGTTGCATCCGGCAGTTGGACGGCAGACTCGGCTCCCAAGTGCATGCCTTTGCCGTCAAAACCGATCATTGTTCCTGTGTTCATGTCAACAATGCGCTTCTTGGGGTGTATGTGAAGTGTGGATGCGCCAGCGCTGCTGATCAATTGTTTGGTGAAATGGCCGAGAGAGATGTTTCGTCGTGGAATGCAGTTATGCTAGGCGTGGTTGAGGAATGTAGGTATGATGAAGCATTTAGGCTCTTTAATCTTATGCAGATGGAAGGATATCATGGGGATGGCTTCTCCCTGTCGACCCTCTTGACAGCTGCTGCACATGGTTTTGGTGGTGCAGGAGGGGAGGCTGTTCATGCTTATGCTCTTAAAATTGGATTAGAGTTGGACTTGAGTGTTGGAAATGCTCTAGTTGGATTCTACACTCAGTTCGGCTCTGTAGAAGATGTGGCTGATGTGTTTTGGAGAATGCCAATAAAGGATGTGACCTCCTGGACTGGGATGCTTACTGGATATATGGAATTCGGCATGGTGGAATCTGCTGTTGATATCTTTGATCAGATGCCTGAGAGGAATTGTGTCACATATAATGCTCTTTTAGCTGGGTTTTGTCACAACGGAGAAGGTGCTCGAGGCCTGGATTTATTTCAGCATATTCTGGAGAATGACTTggagatttcagattttacactGACAAGTGCTATTAACGCTTGTGGGATGGTCTCTGACTTGAAGATGAGCGAGCAGGTTCATGCATTCATGATCAAGTCCGGCTGCAAATCGAGTTCTTGGGTTGAGGCTGCTTTGTTAGACATGTATGCCAAATGTGGCAGGCTTGACGATGCCCAGAAGATGTTCACCAGCTGGGCCCATGAGGAGAGCTTTCCAGTGGCATGGACTTCTCTGATATGTGCCCATTCTAGATGTGGGCTGCATTTTGAGGCCTTACATCTTTTCCAAACAGGGTTAAGCAGAGATGATCCAGTGGTTATGGATGCATTTGCATTAGCTATGATACTTGGATTATGTGGTACCTTAGGTTTTGTTGAGCTGGGGCAGCAACTTCATTGTGTTGTCACCAAGTCTGGTCTATTGTCTGATGTGGAAGTAGGGAATGCTCTGTTTAGTATGTATGCCAAGTGTGGAAGGTTGGAGGACGCAATTAGTCTCTTCAGTCAAATGCCTCAGCATGATACAGTGTCGTGGAATGCATTGATCACGGCTTATCTTATTCATAGACAGGGAGACAAGGCTTTGGATGTATGGGATAGCATGAACATGGTAGGTGTCAAGCCTGATTTCATCACCTTTCTTTTGGTCATTTCAGCTTGCAGATATACAAGCTCGAACTCTGTGGATGTTTGTCATGGACTGTTTCATTCAATGGAGAGCTCTTACAACATAATTCCGACTTCAGAGCACTACTCTGCCATGGTTGATGTTTTAGGCTATTGGGGTTCCTTTGATGAGGCAGAGCAGCTGATAAAGAACATGCCTTCGAAGCCTAATGCATCAGTATGGCGAGCTTTGCTTGACAGTTGTAGATTGAGATCAAACATGACTTTGGGAAGGCAAGCGGCACAATCCCTTCTAGAATTAGAACCACAAGACCCATCTACCTATGTTCttgtctcaaatctttattctgctTCAGGGAGATGGCATTGCTCAGAAAAGGTAAGGCAGGACATGCGAGAAAAGGGCCTGCAGAAACATCCTGTACGGAGCTGGATCACTCATCATAACACAATGCATTCATTCTATGCAAGAGATAGATCACATCCACAATCCAAGGACATCTATAGTGCACTGGACATACTGATATTGGAGTGCATGAAGGCCGGGTACGAGCCAGATACATGCTTTGTGCTTCATGAAGTGGAGGAATACCAGAAAAAGAACTTCCTCTTCTATCACAGTGCGAAACTAGCAGTTGTATATGGGCTTCTAATTTCGGGACCTGATCGACCTGTGAGGGTGGTGAAGAACATTCTTCTGTGTGGTGACTGTCATGCATTTATGAAGTATGTATCATCTGTTACCGGTAGGGAGATCTCAGTGAGAGATGCATCAGGGTTCCACAATTTCAGGGGCGGGGTGTGCTCCTGTGGAGATTACTGGTGA
- the LOC135610888 gene encoding uncharacterized protein LOC135610888, whose amino-acid sequence MRLSSCNCHYPLICCCKSSSRYYPPCPPKSQWGDAENVSSSPAPASTILAKKPSEEKVVVEQTSPEGGKDEISLKSSLKKPRSSDLEPFGKGNVKWLDLLGKELVEIKEFEAIESEESEDYADDSTACICVIQ is encoded by the exons ATGAGGCTTTCATCCTGCAATTGCCACTATCCCCTAATCTGCTGCTGCAAGTCATCCTCCCGCTATTACCCGCCTTGCCCTCCGAAGTCGCAATGGGGAGATGCCGAAAACGTTTCCTCGAGCCCTGCTCCAGCTTCGACCATTTTGGCGAAGAAGCCTTCTGAAGAAAAGGTTGTGGTTGAGCAGACCAGTCCCGAGGGCGGGAAAGATGAGATCTCGCTGAAGAGCAGCCTAAAGAAGCCAAGATCATCGGATTTAGAACCGTTCGGAAAGGGAAATGTCAAATGGTTGGACTTACTGGGGAAGGAGCTTGTTGAGATCAAGGAATTTGAAGCAAT TGAGTCTGAAGAATCAGAGGATTATGCTGATGACAGCACAGCTTGCATTTGTGTTATTCAATGA